A window from Engraulis encrasicolus isolate BLACKSEA-1 chromosome 11, IST_EnEncr_1.0, whole genome shotgun sequence encodes these proteins:
- the LOC134458166 gene encoding interferon-induced protein 44-like, with translation MTLKNPETRHVRLLLHGPVGSGKSSIINSINSIFQDRVMIGALVSATPGSTFTRNYNTYEITTKQGKALPFVFNDIMGLETSNKEGIHPTDIISAIDGHIPEDYRFVPSQPLSSEDSQYKRSPALSDRVHCLVSVVAADRVSEGLDDYLEKMREVRKHASELKIPQVVFMTRVDLLCPLVAADLQSVYSSKQIKHKMEAYKNALGVPMTCIYPVKNYHEETSLDTNMNSLILDALKNAVMYANDYVGRLHKSSETHHQQPVMHTTRSNTFAQQMETHAPHLDTPQPQELPTLSTNNDATDAVCTALGELDTEWREMDWATGSRNTMETSLRKFQLLNPELKHLRILLHGPVGAGKSSLINSIDTVFQGQVSARALVAGMESNKCFTKKYKTYAFPNGNSGNLPFVVNDMMGLVKGNSDGVQVNDIISALKGHLKNNHKFNPESPLSEGDPDYNSNPTLNERVHCLVSVVSMDTISRMDDDIITQMQAIREAASDLDIPQVIVLTKVDKACPLVKQDLRKIYFSEKIQQMMNECSLKLNVPMNCIFPVRNYHKETRLDQEMDCLVLTALKQIVHFANQYVKENFT, from the exons TACAATACCTATGAAATCACCACTAAGCAGGGCAAAGCATTGCCGTTTGTGTTTAATGACATCATGGGGCTGGAGACTAGCAATAAGGAAGGCATACACCCCACAGACATCATCAGTGCCATAGACGGACACATCCCAGAAGACTACAGG TTTGTCCCTTCGCAGCCACTGTCAAGTGAGGACTCGCAGTACAAGAGAAGCCCTGCGCTGTCTGACAGGGTCCACTGCCTGGTCAGTGTGGTGGCTGCTGACAGAGTGTCCGAAGGCTTGGACGACTATCTGGAGAAGATGCGGGAGGTCAGGAAGCACGCCAGTGAATTAA AGATTCCTCAGGTGGTGTTTATGACCCGTGTGGATTTGCTCTGTCCCTTGGTCGCGGCTGATCTGCAGTCTGTCTACTCCAGCAAACAAATAAAGCACAAA ATGGAGGCTTACAAAAATGCGCTGGGTGTCCCCATGACCTGCATCTACCCTGTGAAAAACTACCATGAGGAGACCAGCCTGGACACCAATATGAACAGCCTGATTCTGGATGCACTGAAGAACGCTGTCATGTATGCAAACGATTATGTGGGAAGGCTACACAAGTCCTCAGAAACACACCACCAACAGCCAGTCATGCACACAACGCGGTCAAACACTTTTGCACAGCAAATGGAGACACACGCACCACATTTGGACACGCCACAACCACAAGAACTGCCCACACTCTCTACCAACAATGATGCCACAGATGCAGTGTGTACAG CTTTAGGAGAACTGGACACTGAATGGAGAGAAATGGACTGGGC CACTGGCAGCAGGAACACTATGGAGACATCCCTGAGGAAATTCCAGCTGTTGAATCCGGAGCTGAAGCATCTGCGTATCCTGCTGCATGGCCCAGTGGGGGCTGGCAAGTCCAGCCTCATCAACTCCATCGACACCGTCTTCCAGGGCCAGGTCAGCGCCCGGGCTCTGGTGGCCGGCATGGAGTCTAACAAGTGCTTCACCAAGAAG TACAAAACTTATGCGTTTCCGAATGGGAATTCAGGAAACCTTCCCTTTGTCGTGAACGACATGATGGGTCTTGTGAAAGGAAATTCGGATGGAGTACAAGTGAATGACATCATCAGTGCACTGAAAGGCCACTTGAAAAATAACCACAAG TTCAACCCTGAATCTCCCCTGTCTGAGGGAGATCCTGACTACAACTCCAACCCCACCCTGAATGAGCGGGTGCACTGTTTGGTCAGCGTGGTCTCCATGGATACCATCAGCCGCATGGACGATGACATCATCACCCAGATGCAGGCCATCAGAGAGGCAGCCAGTGACCTGG ATATTCCACAAGTCATTGTCTTGACAAAGGTGGATAAAGCTTGCCCGTTGGTGAAACAGGACCTGAGGAAGATCTACTTCAGCGAGAAGATTCAGCAAATG ATGAATGAGTGCAGTCTTAAACTCAACGTCCCCATGAACTGCATCTTCCCGGTGCGAAACTACCATAAAGAGACTCGCTTGGATCAGGAGATGGACTGCCTTGTCTTAACTGCACTGAAACAAATTGTTCATTTTGCCAATCAATATGTTAAGGAGAATTTTACCTAA